One stretch of Zhihengliuella flava DNA includes these proteins:
- the dacB gene encoding D-alanyl-D-alanine carboxypeptidase/D-alanyl-D-alanine endopeptidase, translating into MRRGFEAVTAVLLTVMMAALVIVAALPLTPALLTRTVPLQPQTELPSVASPPAEQSSAGSTPEGPAREAVAAALGERFAQPAAAAGQLAGTVVDVASGQTLFAADADEPGVPASSLKTLTAAASLSVLGEDARRSTSVHWEGQDVVLVGDGDVLLTQAKLEELAAEAAERITAQSGAGELNVVLDDTLFAGSTLSPHWDESLMAGQHIAPVMPLALYAGHTSADAATRAADPGMSAALAFHRALGAQLEGTGASLSADVVRGTAPEGAAEIAAVDSATTGEMVRVMTEDSENYVAEALGRLVALESGHAASFGGVSQALTATAERMGVDTAGMRIVDASGLAAANHVTPAQLAGVMTASAVSASGGLRELPYVLPVAGATGTLSARLDGDATRGKVRAKTGTLTGVVTLTGYVTTQDGALLAFSFFARDVPGALGPARDALDDAATALAGL; encoded by the coding sequence ATGCGACGCGGTTTTGAGGCCGTCACCGCGGTCCTGCTCACCGTCATGATGGCCGCCCTCGTGATCGTCGCCGCGCTGCCGCTGACGCCCGCCCTGTTGACCCGCACGGTCCCGCTGCAGCCCCAAACGGAACTGCCGTCGGTCGCCTCGCCGCCAGCGGAGCAGAGCTCCGCGGGCTCGACGCCGGAGGGGCCGGCTCGTGAGGCGGTCGCCGCGGCGCTCGGGGAGCGTTTCGCGCAGCCTGCCGCTGCGGCGGGGCAGCTCGCCGGAACCGTCGTCGACGTCGCCTCGGGGCAGACGTTGTTTGCCGCCGACGCGGACGAGCCGGGCGTGCCCGCCTCCTCGTTGAAGACCCTGACCGCGGCGGCGTCGCTGTCCGTCCTCGGCGAGGACGCGCGCCGGAGCACCAGCGTGCACTGGGAGGGCCAGGACGTGGTGCTGGTGGGTGACGGTGACGTGCTGCTGACCCAGGCCAAGCTCGAGGAACTCGCCGCCGAGGCGGCCGAGCGGATCACCGCCCAGTCCGGCGCGGGGGAGCTCAACGTGGTGCTGGATGACACGCTCTTCGCCGGCAGCACGTTGAGTCCGCACTGGGATGAATCGCTCATGGCCGGGCAGCATATTGCCCCCGTCATGCCCCTGGCCCTCTACGCCGGGCACACCTCCGCGGACGCTGCCACCCGGGCCGCGGATCCCGGGATGAGCGCCGCCCTCGCGTTCCACCGGGCCCTGGGCGCGCAACTGGAGGGGACCGGCGCGTCCCTCAGTGCCGACGTGGTGCGCGGCACGGCCCCCGAGGGCGCGGCGGAAATCGCCGCGGTGGACTCGGCGACCACGGGTGAGATGGTGCGGGTCATGACGGAGGATTCGGAAAATTACGTCGCGGAGGCGCTGGGCCGGCTGGTCGCGCTGGAATCCGGGCATGCGGCCAGCTTCGGTGGGGTCTCCCAGGCGCTGACGGCCACCGCGGAGCGCATGGGCGTGGACACCGCGGGGATGCGCATCGTGGACGCGTCCGGGCTGGCCGCGGCGAATCATGTCACGCCCGCGCAGTTGGCCGGCGTGATGACCGCCTCGGCCGTCTCCGCGAGCGGCGGGCTGCGCGAGCTGCCGTACGTGCTGCCCGTCGCCGGGGCCACCGGCACGCTGTCCGCGCGCCTCGATGGCGACGCGACCCGCGGCAAGGTGCGGGCCAAGACGGGCACGCTGACCGGTGTCGTCACCCTCACCGGGTACGTGACGACTCAGGACGGGGCGCTGCTGGCCTTTTCCTTCTTCGCCCGGGACGTCCCGGGGGCGCTGGGGCCGGCACGGGATGCGCTCGACGACGCGGCGACGGCGCTCGCAGGGCTGTAA
- a CDS encoding zinc-dependent metalloprotease, whose protein sequence is MDTSQAPAPQAKLIDFGLAAKTGAALSTPGPKLTPAEAAAVVADLRAHADAAVAHVHQISQLDAAADLRDSEVLVVDRASWARANVLSFQAMIDAPLRAAAAKHGDKLTGVTTEVGSRVTATEMGAILSFLSSKVLGQYDPFAPLVRPELPEAGRLLLVAPNIVEVERELGVEPADFRLWVCLHEQTHRVQFAAAPWLRDHLLEQIDQLVTGMLDTAESFSDRLQQVLSEKQSLASILRSPADQERMSHLTAVMSLLEGHANVVMDGVDSSIVPTVKTIRRRFAARGKDRGPLEKWLRKVLGLDAKMRQYADGQRFVNAVVKQAGLEAFNRVWERAEHLPTEHELHHPDAWVQRMSA, encoded by the coding sequence ATGGACACTTCGCAGGCACCCGCCCCGCAAGCCAAGCTCATCGACTTTGGGCTCGCCGCCAAGACCGGCGCGGCGCTCAGCACGCCCGGCCCCAAGCTCACCCCCGCCGAAGCGGCCGCGGTCGTCGCGGACTTGCGCGCGCACGCGGACGCCGCCGTCGCGCACGTCCACCAGATTTCTCAGCTCGACGCCGCCGCCGACCTGCGCGATTCCGAGGTGCTCGTGGTGGACCGGGCCAGCTGGGCCCGGGCCAACGTGCTCAGTTTCCAAGCCATGATCGACGCCCCCTTACGTGCCGCGGCCGCCAAGCACGGCGACAAGCTCACCGGGGTGACCACGGAGGTGGGCTCGCGCGTCACGGCCACGGAAATGGGCGCCATCCTGTCCTTCCTCTCCTCCAAGGTGCTCGGTCAGTATGACCCGTTCGCGCCGCTGGTCCGCCCGGAGCTTCCGGAGGCCGGTCGCCTGCTGCTCGTGGCCCCGAACATCGTGGAGGTGGAGCGGGAACTGGGCGTGGAACCGGCGGACTTCCGCCTGTGGGTGTGCCTGCACGAGCAGACCCACCGGGTGCAGTTCGCCGCCGCCCCGTGGCTGCGGGATCACCTGTTGGAGCAGATCGATCAGCTGGTCACCGGCATGCTGGACACGGCGGAATCTTTCAGCGACCGGCTGCAGCAGGTCTTGAGCGAAAAGCAGTCGCTCGCCAGCATTCTGCGCTCGCCGGCGGACCAAGAGCGCATGAGCCACCTGACGGCCGTGATGAGCCTGTTGGAGGGCCACGCCAACGTGGTCATGGACGGGGTGGATTCCTCGATCGTCCCCACCGTGAAGACCATCCGCCGTCGCTTCGCCGCCCGTGGCAAGGACCGCGGTCCGCTGGAGAAGTGGCTGCGCAAGGTGCTGGGGCTGGACGCCAAGATGCGCCAGTACGCGGACGGCCAGCGCTTCGTCAACGCCGTGGTGAAGCAGGCGGGACTGGAGGCGTTCAACCGCGTGTGGGAGCGCGCCGAGCACCTCCCCACTGAGCACGAGCTGCACCATCCCGACGCGTGGGTGCAGCGCATGAGCGCCTAG
- the tilS gene encoding tRNA lysidine(34) synthetase TilS, giving the protein MGGHLPPCVASARRGVLAALAGWSADGCPGSGVEDDDASAGAAPHVLLAVSGGADSLALAAAAAFLASTAQVEACALIVDHGLQAGSAEAAATAAEQVRGLGLSARVVEAQIADPGTEEQAREARYAALEAAARRWEEESSRPVAILTGHTLSDQAEQVLLGLARGSGTRALAGIPAARGRILRPFLGGAPGTEDGVWRADTEAICAHAGLTPWQDPTNAERVAARNRIRLDVLPYLESTLGPGVDAALARTARLAAADADYLDAEASRAYGELVLTGTDAVVLRLEGVRALAAPLRRRVLRQAALAAGGLSPTYERTVALERLCAAGGSAGPVQLAGHVEAFRVRDGAAYGHRAPVLVLRAAR; this is encoded by the coding sequence ATGGGCGGGCATCTGCCGCCCTGCGTCGCGTCCGCCCGCCGCGGAGTCCTCGCCGCGCTCGCCGGCTGGAGCGCGGACGGGTGCCCGGGCAGTGGTGTAGAGGACGACGACGCCAGCGCTGGCGCGGCACCGCACGTTCTCCTCGCCGTGAGCGGGGGAGCGGATTCGCTGGCGCTCGCGGCGGCGGCCGCGTTCTTAGCGTCCACGGCGCAGGTGGAAGCCTGCGCCCTCATCGTCGATCACGGCCTGCAAGCTGGTAGCGCCGAAGCCGCTGCGACCGCCGCCGAGCAGGTCCGCGGGCTCGGGCTGAGCGCCCGTGTGGTGGAGGCGCAGATCGCCGATCCCGGCACCGAGGAGCAGGCCCGCGAGGCCCGCTACGCGGCGCTGGAGGCGGCGGCCCGGCGCTGGGAAGAGGAGTCGTCCCGACCCGTGGCGATCCTCACCGGGCACACCCTCTCCGACCAGGCTGAGCAGGTCCTCTTGGGACTGGCGCGGGGGTCCGGAACTCGCGCGCTCGCCGGGATCCCTGCGGCGCGCGGGCGCATCCTGCGGCCGTTCCTCGGCGGGGCGCCGGGGACCGAGGACGGTGTGTGGCGCGCGGACACCGAAGCGATCTGCGCCCACGCGGGCCTGACCCCGTGGCAGGACCCGACCAACGCGGAGCGGGTCGCGGCCCGCAATCGCATCCGCCTCGACGTGCTGCCCTACCTCGAATCGACCCTCGGCCCCGGGGTCGACGCCGCGCTGGCGCGGACGGCCCGGCTGGCCGCCGCGGATGCCGACTATCTCGACGCGGAGGCGAGCCGCGCCTACGGCGAGCTCGTTCTGACCGGGACCGACGCCGTCGTCCTCCGCCTGGAGGGCGTGCGCGCGCTGGCCGCACCGCTGAGGCGGCGGGTGCTCCGGCAGGCCGCACTCGCCGCGGGCGGGCTCTCGCCCACCTACGAGCGGACGGTGGCGCTGGAAAGGCTCTGCGCGGCCGGGGGATCGGCCGGGCCGGTGCAGTTGGCGGGGCACGTGGAGGCCTTCCGGGTGCGCGATGGTGCGGCGTATGGGCACCGCGCCCCGGTGCTGGTGCTGCGGGCGGCGCGCTGA